In Phaseolus vulgaris cultivar G19833 chromosome 3, P. vulgaris v2.0, whole genome shotgun sequence, the sequence aaaatttatttaataaaaaattatttttatattaatttaatttatgttgaTATGATTGACATTGTCATAATTTGTTTCTCGTACAATATTTTCATTGTCAtcttcaacaaaaaaaaaacacaaataaaaaaaaaactcatgagTTAAGTCGAAAGAGTTTTATGAAGAGATTATTGTAAGATCAAAATTCATTCATAATGAATGAAAGGCATAAGTGTTAGGAGACTTATATAAAAGATGGATGAAAGACATAAGTATTAGGAGATTTATAAAAAagagtgaaataaaaaaaaattgtatgttcTGATCAGCTAAAACAAATTCACACGGTTTACAACATTCCAATTAATAATAATCTATATTTTATACATACTAActcaaataattattaaatataccctactaaaaatttaaaatttaaataattgataacaAAAATTTTGATTGTTAATTAAACACAAacttagaaatcatttaacaatcatagaaactaatttagaaatcaaaactttttaatctctaaaataatatttaatttagtcattgtaactaattattttttttatctaaatttaaaGTTCATTTCGTAATAAAATACTAATAGGATAGAACCTCGCACTCCTCGATTGCACTCATTCATAATCAGAATTAAAAATCTTCCAAATTTGTTTCAATAGTTTTATTCCTAACAAATGGAGGTGAGGGTAAGATCCCTGGCTAAATGGTTAGGTACAATTATTTAGAAGATAGAACGATTTTAAATTTGGAGAGTATAGAGGCATGCtcaaaataacataatttaccAGCTCAACACGATAACAAAAATAAGTTCGTCCTTAGAAATTAATAAAGTTTAAATCTAATATGTCATTTATAGATCTAAGGTGTTGTGCTGtcttatctttatttatttatttcagaaaaatattttaataaagtaactatttattaatagttttttacACTTTTTGagtaaactaattaaaaaaataaaaatagaaaaaaaactgCATAAGagaatgtataatttttttttactaattgtAGCGGTATGGATATTGGGGCTGAACGATGTTGGTCCACATCGATATACAATGATTACTGTGTCTTTAGTTGTCTTATTCTTCGAGTTTCTCTTCCTTTCCGTGTACTTCGGCCGGTCGGCGGGATACCTGCTATtgtactccgacgctcaagtcagcgataGTGCTCAATGAGAATTCTCTGATATCATGAAAAACGTACATTTTTTCCCTTTCCGAAAACCCTTTAGTAGGTTGACTTGGGCCTTGGCGGCCAAGCAACTAATGGTTAGAGACATGCTAGTGATTTTTGAGTTATGGCTGGTAGCTCCCTGAATTCAAGGGAGTGCTCTAGAGAACGTGTTTAACTTATTCAACGGGAGTTATAACTGTTTGTTCCACGTGTAACTACTACgctctttatttaattaagtCATTTAATTGTAAACCACACTAATATTTATCAAATAACTGAATATATTATACTAAATATAAAAGTTGGACACCATTAAAAGCCAAAATATAGTCAATGATAATTTAGTTTCAAATTAACTTTCAAAGTGGTTACATACGCAGTAGAATAAGAGGTGAATATCAAAAGAGAGATGCATCAAGTGAGTTAATAATCTATAAAAGATTATAACCCAATGTATTTACTTGTACACAAAGAACATATTCGCCCACCACCCGAGAGCTAGGAGCCATAGAATAAAAACTATTTGACATATATAAGCACTACATTTAAGAAAAATGTTTCCTTTTGAcactctttaaaaaaaattatatttttaacccactttaataatacaataatatatatttaaattaaaaaataaaataaatattgttcgAATATTATTATTTAGGGATGTTGACTGTGTTACGTACCCTACATTAAAATCTTATGCGCACCACATAATTAGTCAAATAAACTGAGTCAGAATATCAACACACTCAACATCATTATAAATACCCGATGATCCTCCGAACTTGTCATATCATCTACCTTCTCACATTTGCTTCCTGAATCTTTCGCTAACTAGCTCAATTCCCATTTGATTGTTCTCTCTTTAGTCTCCCTTATAGTCATGGCTATATTTCATGCCAAGCCAAAATGTGTTATGATTTTTCTAGCACTAGTTGCCTTCAATGGTTCCCTTTTGACTCATTGCAGACAAATAAAACCATTGAACCAGCATTCGTCGTTAAAGAAAGACACTGTAGTGCTGGAGAACAATCCACCCCCTCTTCTTAAAGCCAGTGTTAATATTCCAACTCCATCatcagagaagaagaaagttgaCTCATTCGCGATAGCAAAACATGATGTTGAAAATTTTGGAGACACAAATGCTTTCCGTCCCACAACACCAGGGAACAGTCCTGGTGTAGGTCACCGAAAATTTGCAACACAAGATAAAGATATGAAAGCAACGGTAGCAGTTGAAAGCCCTGATGTTAAAGTTCACGTTACTGAGGGCACAGAAAGTGGTTTCAAACCTACAAACCCAGGTCACAGTCCCGGTGTTGGTCATGCTCAGCACAACCAAATTGGACAGTAAATTAGCAATGTAAATAAGCAATTCCCTATAGGTTTCCAAAACTAGTCCAGTTGCATCTGAACGTATGTAATAGTGTCCTATGTTTCATTCCATATTTCAGATTCTGTATTATTCATGCATTGCATGCCACTTGCAATAATCATGCATGTTGCATGAGCTTAGCTTATCATTGGTTGCGTTCAACAGGTTCTTATGTATCGTTCAAAATGCTAGTCAGCATTTGCTCCATTTACAATTGTCGGGTTATAGTGACCCcaaatgaaaattaataaagTTGTTATTTTTAGAAACTATATCTCTTCTCGTATAGATACACAAATGTTGGAAAGTATTGTTATACTGAAAATAGAAAactattcaatattatttagggattaaaatattaattagttgtagtgaataatttttaattaattccaTAGTCGCCTTAAGTAGTGGTCTTTTTTGTCTAACTTATTTGACTCAACTAAACAACTGGATCATATCTCTATCAAGTTTAACAGACTATTTAGCTGTTCTTGTTGATAAACTGTTTGCTGAGTCATATTATTAACATGTGCAGTAACACTAACTTGTCCAATTGTGCACAAGCAGGCAAAGATGGAATGAATAACATTTGCATTTTATAAGCCGAGATTGCATAACATCAATGAAAAACAAGTGCGCCGGCGATTTTTGGGGCAATATAGGTTCTGTTATGTGTGTTTGCATTGTGTGGACTTAGCAGCAAGTGTGTCTCTCACCTCTGTCGTATCAATGTTTCTTTTAGTTATATTTCCTCTTATTCCAGTTTCAAACTAATCGTTTTCAACTTTGAGCTACTCTTTCATCTCTTATATTTGTGTCaattttttctcttcttatCTCAGTATAGTTCAAACATTATCAACTCGATTGAGGTATTCTTTCATCACTGATATCCATGTCTCTTTTATGTATATTCTCTTCTTATTTCAGTCTCATTCGAAACAATATTGTCAACTCTGTTGAGGTGTAGAGTTATATTAGCTTGATCTCAATTAAAATGTCATTAACTAGATCATTATCAAGATCTCATTAACTCTAAACTATAACAAATATGTATGCTGAGGCCAAATGGGACATAAGGTTATGATGATGATGAGCCAAAAACTTGTCAATAGATTTTGTAATATAGAGgtaactttttcttttatatatttagaCACGGGTTCAATACTtcacatatatatattttctttgtcggcaaaaaaatatcattttttttattagtgttatgtaaaaaaaatcacattgaAGTTAATAATAGTTGTTTTTTGTCCAACCTTATTCACATTATTTTTCACCAACATAGATTTGTTAGTTTAGTTAGTCAACCACAATTTTTTTGACCATAAACACATTCTTTAtctattagaattttttttaccaatattaatgaaaattattttttatatacactacaataaaataattaaatataaactaattttggaGAAAAAAACAAGTGATTACAATATTAAGTAAATTTAGattacattttagatattaaaaaaattattgatatttaaagtaatttttattattaataaatagtttttctaatgtatctaaagtaatttctattaaaaaaaattggtagcTAGTATAAAGTtggaaactattttttaataataaaaactactttaaatattaataacttttgtagtctaaaaattattatctaatttatttattaaagtacACTACAAAACAAATTTAGATTTATCGACAGATTTTCCTCTATAGACTTGAATTCAAAGATAAATTTAACATTACCTACAGATATTACTCACGGATATGACTTCATAGATAAATTCAGAATTATCTTCGAATATTATTCACGAatctgaatccgtaggtaaattcagcctTACCTACATATTATTATCCACAAATCTTTATCCGTAGATAAATTTTACATTGTCCATGATTAAATatctaaaaataaattcaacattattataaactattaatataaatatttttattaataatgttaaaaatataaataatcttattagttttcaatattttaataatataaataatatttaataatattaataatacttaataatatttaataatatcactacaagaaaatcatgaaatagaaaccaatttttaaagaccaaaataattagttgcaatagtaactaaattagagaccattttagaaactaaaagaaaaattggtttctaaattagtttctattattattaaatagtttctaaattggtatctaattagcaaccaaggttttaactaccaattatttagtttctaaatttggtttctgaaaccttggttgctaattagataccaatttagaaactatttaacaataatagaaattaatttagaaaccattttttttagtttataaaatggtctctaatttagttactattgcaactaattattttggtatctaaaaattggtttctatttcatgattttcttgtagtgcattaataatattattaatattatgaataataataatcttagaattataaataatattattataataattaataatgttattaatttgaataataataataataaaattaataatatgaatgatattaaacatatgaataatattaataattttatattattaatattgataatcatactaataagtgtaataataatcataacattgACAACAAAACTTGATTTGTGTAATGattaaagtttttttgttcatttaaaggaCTTAGTTTCGACGGGTCTTACCCACTGCAATTTATttctaacattaataataattataatagcaTATACCATAATTGTCAATAATAATcctaaaaatagaaataaataatatttgtaaataataattgaaaataataaaaaagattcaaataataatgaaaaatttaaaaataaaataggttGAATTACCTATGGATTTACTCACAAACTGAAGTTGGTAAGTAACTACTGTTTTCGTTACTTTAACATCAAGTCAAATTTTGTGTAAGCGTGGAATATCCCTAAAATGTTCCATTTTAAGCATTTTATCTCAGGTTTCCATCATGTTGGTTTGAATAGAAAAGACAATTAAATTTAGAAAGTTATGTGGATTGTTATAGTGTAGACCTGGTggatacataaaaataatattatctttaATGATCACAATATGAATGATATAGAAGTATTCACGTTGATTAGTAACCAACAAATATTATAAGATTATGTTCTCatattctgattggtgtctaTGTCGACTCATTCCTTATGTTTTTGTACAATAATTATAAAGAATGTAGTTATATGAAATCGTTTAGCGTATATCTTTGGCTAATGTTGTGCGGGGTTAATATACAAGATATATGCAAGGACTAAATCAGGTCTGTAAAGCTATGGAGCACCACAAACGTGTACATCATAATCTTTAATTGTTTTGAAATCTTGTATTTGCATATGGGCAACAAAGTAATCTTAAATGTTTTCATAGTGATACAACATACTAGATAAGTTACATCAGGACCACTTGTGAAATGAAGAACTATTTATCATAAAATCTGGTCAAGATAGTAAAGATGCATCGAATTTCATGGATAAAAAGACCTTACAGCAAAACTACTTTGGTATTGGAATACAAGTTGTCAGAACAGTAGTAATACTTGAGAAATTTATTAAGGAAAACATTGAAGGTATTTGTTTATAGGGTAGACAATATTTTCTTGATGAGtgcctttatttttatttatagttcAAGTATTATGTAGCATGGATGGTCTTCTTGTGTTAACCAAATTTGGAGAATGAATATTCTCACTATTACTAGGATCTGACTGCTTATAGCTTCAATTAGTTGGCTTGtacatttttaaaagttttttacaTGGACTTGGAgtacacaagtacttccatatttatttatttattttaatcaataaaaaaaaagtctcatttctttgtttttttcaaTTCCCACCAAAGTTTTAAAATTAGCTATCACTTTCACAAAGCACATTTTCATCATAGAGATATTGGAAAGCCTTTATTGCTCACCTATACTTTATATCTTACAGCAACTCTATTTCATTGCTATAAGATTATTGTAGAGACAGTTCAAAATCATTCACTCTAATTAGTCGCAAGTCCTTTTTTTTAAGGTCATCAATTACGTCTCTTATTCCCCCATGGGAAGGACAAGATTGTGCCCCCAAATggtttattttgataaattgaAACCCTAAAATgattcaaaacattttttttaaaaaaaaattgattgcaTTAAGTTATATAACCAGGGGTAACTTATAcgttttaatgaattaaaatatattttaatcctATTAAAATAGAACATGGTCTAACTTTTAATTCCTTAAAACACGTTTTTAGTGGATTAAAATACTAAGATATCaatttaagtaattttaaacaattaaaacatTGGTTTAATCTATTCAAACAATGCACATGTAACATGAAAATATTGAAGaggttttaataaattaaaacaaaatttcagtGGATTAAAATTTTCTATTCTCTTAAAAACTCAACAACCTTATGAAgatttgaatatattaaaaaaattactaatcTAAACTTTAAACCATTCAGGTAATTGTACTATAGAAATGATTAGAATGAGAATGAAACATTTTGTATGTGAAATTAGTTCAATTTGACAATCCATTGAAAGTGGTTAGTATGAGCATCCATCttcaatcaaaacaataaattatttgaaaaaactaTCAATCTTTAAAAAGAATTAACAATCATTTTACACACAGAATAACTTATTCCAATAATTTTCATACTACAAATATTTGGATGACCTAAATTTTGGAT encodes:
- the LOC137808312 gene encoding precursor of CEP9-like; translation: MAIFHAKPKCVMIFLALVAFNGSLLTHCRQIKPLNQHSSLKKDTVVLENNPPPLLKASVNIPTPSSEKKKVDSFAIAKHDVENFGDTNAFRPTTPGNSPGVGHRKFATQDKDMKATVAVESPDVKVHVTEGTESGFKPTNPGHSPGVGHAQHNQIGQ